A single genomic interval of Acidobacteriota bacterium harbors:
- a CDS encoding ABC transporter substrate-binding protein: MQRIPTVTLLLVLAASLTAWGPPANNARPAGEGHAPAEVAVVTSGGLAAAYDALAPRFEARTGLRLVTAYGASGGGAPDSIPVRLERGERFDLLIMSQAGLSALSERGLVRPGTRVDLASSSIGMAVLEGAPLPDISTPEAFVATLLAADSIGYSASVSGTYVSTELFPKLGLAEQLAPKSRRIVSERVAAVVARGEVEIGFQQVSEILSIEGAAYAGPIPDEYQRVTTFSAGITTDAENPGGARKLIDFLLSEEAAPTIAETGLEPVAGRD; the protein is encoded by the coding sequence ATGCAGAGAATCCCGACGGTCACGCTCCTCCTCGTGCTGGCGGCGTCGCTCACCGCCTGGGGGCCGCCGGCGAACAACGCGCGGCCCGCCGGTGAAGGCCACGCGCCCGCTGAAGTCGCCGTGGTGACTTCCGGCGGTCTGGCCGCGGCCTACGATGCGCTCGCCCCACGGTTCGAGGCCCGGACGGGCCTGCGGCTGGTCACCGCCTACGGGGCCTCCGGCGGCGGCGCTCCCGATTCGATCCCCGTGAGGCTGGAGCGCGGGGAACGCTTCGACCTTCTGATCATGTCGCAGGCCGGCCTGAGCGCACTTTCGGAGCGGGGTCTGGTCCGACCGGGCACACGGGTGGATCTGGCCAGCTCGTCGATCGGCATGGCGGTGCTCGAAGGCGCGCCGCTGCCGGACATCAGCACGCCGGAGGCGTTCGTGGCGACGCTGCTGGCGGCCGACTCCATCGGCTACTCGGCGAGCGTGAGCGGGACGTACGTCTCCACGGAGCTGTTCCCCAAGCTGGGGCTGGCCGAGCAGCTCGCGCCGAAGAGCCGGCGCATCGTCAGCGAACGCGTGGCGGCGGTCGTGGCGCGCGGCGAGGTCGAGATCGGCTTTCAGCAGGTCAGCGAGATCCTCTCCATCGAGGGCGCCGCGTACGCCGGCCCCATTCCGGACGAGTATCAGAGGGTTACCACGTTCTCGGCGGGAATCACGACGGACGCCGAGAATCCGGGCGGCGCACGGAAGCTCATCGACTTCCTGTTGTCGGAGGAGGCGGCGCCCACCATCGCCGAGACGGGTCTCGAGCCGGTAGCGGGCAGGGACTGA